The following are from one region of the Staphylococcus argenteus genome:
- a CDS encoding DUF1934 domain-containing protein, protein MDKKVSIQTKQVLKQHNEKEKFEFTTEGTWQQRQSNFIRYVEQIEDATVNVTIKVDDDSVKLIRKGDINMNLHFVEGQTTTTFYDISAGRIPLEVKTLRILHFVSGDGGKLKIHYELYQDNEKMGSYQYEINYKEIGE, encoded by the coding sequence TTGGATAAAAAAGTAAGCATTCAAACAAAACAAGTGTTGAAACAGCACAACGAAAAAGAAAAATTTGAATTTACTACTGAAGGTACTTGGCAACAAAGACAATCTAACTTTATTCGGTATGTAGAACAAATTGAGGATGCAACAGTTAATGTTACAATAAAAGTGGATGATGATAGCGTTAAGTTGATTCGTAAGGGCGACATTAATATGAATTTGCATTTTGTTGAAGGACAAACGACAACAACTTTTTACGATATATCGGCTGGACGAATTCCACTAGAAGTTAAAACATTACGCATTTTACATTTCGTAAGTGGAGACGGTGGCAAGCTAAAGATTCATTATGAATTATATCAAGATAATGAAAAAATGGGTTCTTATCAATATGAAATTAACTATAAGGAGATAGGCGAATGA
- the adhP gene encoding alcohol dehydrogenase AdhP, with amino-acid sequence MRAAVVTKDHKVSIEDKKLRALKPGEALVQTEYCGVCHTDLHVKNADFGDVTGVTLGHEGIGKVIEVAEDVESLKIGDRVSIAWMFESCGRCEYCTTGRETLCRSVKNAGYTVDGAMAEQVIVTADYAVKVPEKLDPAAASSITCAGVTTYKAVKVSNVKPGQWLGVFGIGGLGNLALQYAKNVMGAKIVAFDINDDKLAFAKELGADAIINSKDVDPVAEVMKLTDNKGLDATVVTSVAKTPFNQAVDVVKAGARVVAVGLPVDKMNLDIPRLVLDGIEVVGSLVGTRQDLREAFEFAAENKVTPKVQLRKLEEINDIFEEMENGTITGRMVIKF; translated from the coding sequence ATGAGAGCAGCAGTTGTAACGAAAGATCACAAAGTAAGTATTGAGGACAAAAAGTTAAGAGCTTTAAAACCTGGTGAAGCACTGGTACAAACAGAATATTGTGGCGTTTGTCATACTGATTTACATGTTAAGAATGCTGATTTTGGTGATGTTACAGGCGTTACTTTAGGTCATGAAGGTATTGGTAAAGTCATCGAAGTTGCAGAAGATGTAGAATCATTAAAAATTGGAGACCGTGTGTCTATCGCTTGGATGTTCGAAAGCTGTGGAAGATGTGAATATTGTACAACAGGTCGTGAAACACTTTGCCGTAGTGTGAAAAATGCTGGTTATACAGTGGATGGTGCAATGGCTGAACAAGTTATTGTTACTGCAGACTATGCTGTGAAAGTACCTGAAAAATTAGATCCAGCAGCTGCGTCTTCTATTACATGCGCAGGTGTGACTACTTATAAAGCTGTAAAAGTAAGTAATGTAAAACCTGGACAATGGTTAGGTGTTTTTGGTATAGGTGGTTTAGGTAACCTAGCTTTACAATATGCTAAAAACGTTATGGGGGCTAAAATTGTTGCCTTTGACATCAATGATGATAAATTAGCATTCGCGAAAGAATTAGGTGCTGATGCTATTATTAATTCTAAAGATGTTGATCCAGTTGCAGAAGTTATGAAATTAACTGATAACAAAGGATTAGATGCAACAGTGGTAACTTCAGTTGCTAAGACACCATTTAACCAAGCGGTTGATGTTGTAAAAGCTGGTGCAAGAGTTGTTGCCGTTGGTTTACCTGTTGATAAAATGAACTTAGATATCCCAAGATTAGTGCTTGATGGTATTGAAGTAGTAGGTTCACTTGTTGGTACAAGACAAGACTTACGTGAAGCGTTTGAATTTGCTGCTGAAAATAAAGTAACACCTAAAGTTCAATTAAGAAAATTAGAAGAAATCAATGATATTTTTGAAGAAATGGAAAATGGTACAATAACTGGTAGAATGGTTATTAAATTTTAA